One window from the genome of Spiractinospora alimapuensis encodes:
- a CDS encoding LacI family DNA-binding transcriptional regulator: MEPRRCRDGGSHQLAGGGGRCRAPGGYRAPPHWCITGPLSMRHSSDRVEGYRAALEAGRTEVDESLIIEVDRLLVEGDLGQVCGGRAARALLDREDPPTAIFACDDHLALGALEAVPTDYSSPRAVSVVGFDDLPYTMFNLPLLTTIGQPVREMAMYATRMVLNHVPGTPLPAERVEFPTEFVLRETAHGPIPSTAD, translated from the coding sequence GTGGAACCGCGGCGATGTCGCGATGGTGGGTCCCACCAATTGGCTGGGGGCGGTGGCCGCTGTAGGGCACCTGGTGGATATCGGGCACCGCCGCATTGGTGTATCACGGGGCCGTTGTCTATGCGGCACAGCAGTGACCGGGTCGAGGGGTACCGCGCGGCGCTGGAAGCCGGCAGGACCGAGGTGGACGAGTCGCTGATCATCGAGGTCGATCGACTACTGGTCGAGGGCGATCTCGGGCAGGTGTGTGGGGGGAGGGCTGCCCGCGCGTTGCTCGATCGCGAGGATCCGCCGACCGCGATCTTCGCCTGCGACGACCACCTGGCGCTCGGGGCTTTGGAAGCCGTCCCAACCGACTACTCGAGCCCCCGGGCCGTCAGCGTTGTGGGATTCGACGATTTGCCCTACACCATGTTCAACCTGCCCCTGCTGACCACGATCGGGCAGCCAGTGCGGGAGATGGCGATGTACGCGACACGCATGGTCCTCAACCACGTTCCTGGCACACCGCTGCCGGCTGAGCGCGTGGAGTTCCCCACGGAGTTCGTACTGCGGGAGACCGCGCACGGCCCAATCCCCTCCACCGCGGACTGA
- a CDS encoding type 1 periplasmic-binding domain-containing protein, whose translation MTAEAEPGALLDLVLAPGNDPWTEEIVRAVAEVARRAGVEVGVSTASGAIEDVDRWTRSMRARGTRGVILVNSASAHTIQDGVTRDGGLDVPLVVVDPSGGTAAMSRWWVPPIGWGRWPL comes from the coding sequence GTGACCGCCGAGGCGGAGCCGGGAGCGCTCCTCGATCTGGTTCTCGCCCCGGGCAATGACCCCTGGACCGAGGAGATCGTGCGGGCCGTCGCGGAGGTCGCGCGGCGCGCGGGTGTCGAGGTCGGCGTCTCCACCGCGTCCGGTGCGATCGAGGATGTGGACCGGTGGACGAGGTCCATGCGCGCGCGAGGGACACGTGGCGTGATCCTCGTCAACTCCGCCTCAGCCCACACGATCCAGGACGGCGTCACGCGCGACGGCGGACTCGACGTGCCCCTCGTCGTCGTAGACCCCTCGGGTGGAACCGCGGCGATGTCGCGATGGTGGGTCCCACCAATTGGCTGGGGGCGGTGGCCGCTGTAG
- the serS gene encoding serine--tRNA ligase has protein sequence MIDLKAARQDPERFRAALARRGAATDFDELLAADRVWREATERTEGLRAEQKRSSKGAPDEETIARLRTLKAEIAESEQSLAQADERRQELLGRIPNLPDPTAAEGSLEEDAEILRTWGEPPSFAFEPRDHLQLGSSAGWVDMQRGARLSGSRFAYRFGDVAQTEMALYRFVLDHVAAKGFMPVLAPVLVNERAMYSTGFLPTEESNLYQVERDDLYLTGTSEVALAGIHMDERLSGDELPLRYVAYSTNFRREAGAAGKDTRGMFRVHQFDKVEMYVYCLPEHSKDIHEELLANEEEIAQAIGVPYRVMNIAVGDLGAPAAKKYDIEAWFPTQRRYREITSCSNTTDYQARRLNTRFKRDEDGPTEFLHTLNGTGTTARTLLSLMENFQDEGGVVAVPEVLWAYGAPKTIGRAE, from the coding sequence ACAGGACCCTGAACGCTTCCGCGCGGCGCTGGCGCGCCGCGGCGCCGCCACCGACTTCGACGAGCTCCTGGCCGCCGACCGCGTCTGGCGCGAGGCGACCGAACGCACGGAGGGTCTGCGCGCCGAGCAGAAGCGATCGTCCAAGGGCGCCCCCGACGAGGAGACGATCGCCCGGCTGCGCACGCTGAAGGCGGAGATCGCCGAGTCCGAGCAGTCCCTGGCCCAGGCCGACGAACGGCGCCAGGAACTGCTCGGACGGATCCCCAACCTCCCCGACCCCACCGCGGCGGAGGGGTCGTTGGAGGAGGACGCCGAGATTCTGCGCACGTGGGGTGAGCCGCCGTCGTTCGCCTTCGAGCCGCGGGACCACCTGCAACTGGGGTCCTCCGCCGGCTGGGTCGACATGCAGCGCGGCGCCCGGCTCTCCGGCTCACGCTTCGCCTACCGCTTCGGCGACGTCGCCCAGACGGAGATGGCGCTGTACCGCTTCGTGCTGGACCACGTCGCGGCCAAGGGCTTCATGCCGGTGCTCGCCCCGGTCCTGGTGAACGAGCGGGCCATGTACTCCACCGGTTTCCTGCCGACGGAGGAGTCCAACCTCTACCAGGTGGAGCGGGACGACCTCTATCTCACCGGGACCTCCGAGGTGGCCCTCGCCGGTATCCACATGGACGAGCGGCTCTCGGGGGACGAGCTCCCATTGCGCTACGTCGCCTACTCGACCAACTTCCGGCGGGAGGCGGGCGCCGCGGGCAAGGACACTCGGGGCATGTTCCGCGTGCACCAGTTCGACAAGGTCGAGATGTACGTGTACTGCCTGCCGGAGCACTCCAAGGACATCCACGAGGAGCTGCTGGCGAACGAGGAGGAGATCGCCCAGGCGATCGGTGTCCCCTACCGGGTCATGAACATCGCCGTCGGCGACCTCGGCGCGCCCGCCGCCAAGAAGTACGACATCGAGGCGTGGTTCCCGACGCAGCGGCGCTACCGGGAGATCACCTCCTGTTCCAACACCACCGACTACCAGGCTCGCCGGCTCAACACCCGGTTCAAGCGGGACGAGGACGGACCGACGGAGTTCCTCCACACCCTGAACGGCACCGGCACCACCGCGCGAACCCTGCTGTCGTTGATGGAGAACTTCCAGGACGAGGGCGGCGTCGTCGCCGTCCCCGAGGTCCTGTGGGCCTACGGAGCCCCCAAGACGATCGGCCGCGCCGAGTAA